The Spirosoma radiotolerans genome has a window encoding:
- a CDS encoding PVC-type heme-binding CxxCH protein — protein MSLPRKNTLNRLLIVSVLVLIAVSAFQTNRGLVNTVEPLAVKKGSHIMLLGGNLGSRMMNYGHFETEMQVRYPDDMLYIRNMCDGGDTPGFRPHASRNTPWAFPGAEKFQTEYANNSESEGHFDYPDQWLTRLKADVIVAFFGYSESFQGKEGLANYKAELDAFIKWTLKQTYNGVSAPKLAIVSPIAFEDLSAMYDLPNGKKENENLLLYTKAMKEVADQNNVLFVDAFTPSKQWYDASKEPLTIDGSQLNEAGYKKLGVLLADQIFGKTTPKAEPNRALVHDAVLEKNWMWHNDYKIPNGVHVYGRRYNPFGPDNYPAEIEKIREMTAIRDTAVWMAAAKGEKMDIAAADKKTKQLPAVKTNFNPEKNGSLTYLYGQEALSKLKVPQGYKIELFASEEEFPDLAKPMQMSFDNKGRLWVAVMPSYPHYKPGDAKPDDKILIFEDTNNDGKADKETVFANGLHLPLGFEIAKEGVYVSQGTNLKLLVDTDGDGKADKREILLSGFDDHDTHHNSHAFTVDPSGAIYSGEGVFLHTNVETPYGTVRATNGGFYRYSPQLHKLERTAQLSIPNPWGIAFDDWGQPFFAETSSPDVRWMMPGSVLPRYGEATHKSAQLIEEAHRVRPTSGLEFVSSRHFPDDIQGDFLINNTIGFLGMKEHTLKDDGTGYISKHRADLVVSEDRNFRPVDMEFAPDGSLYLIDWHNILIGHMQHNARDPLRDHSHGRIYRITYPSRPLVTPAKIDGASIDELLDNLKLPEYRTRYRTRRELRGRDVNQVLAKLNTWVAGLDKNDPRYEHHLLEGLWVSWGMNKVDQKLLRQVLKAKDYHARAAAIQVVRYTGHQVADQADLLMQAVRDDNSRVRLAAIVAASWIGKEKGLPILAEATKKPLDEWMVHAHEAAVAHLKGVNVKKVEEKVVTSTLKGEELALYNMGKQIYSKEGYCTTCHQPDGKGLTASGFPPLTGTNWVSGNEERLIKIALKGLMGPIDVVGKTYPGQVPMTPFGGLLKDNEIAAVLTYVRNSFGNQAPAVLPDQVKRVRAATERKKDFYSPQQLLKEHPMEK, from the coding sequence ATGTCGCTACCCAGAAAAAATACCCTCAATCGATTGCTCATTGTATCGGTGCTCGTGCTGATTGCGGTTAGCGCGTTTCAAACAAACCGGGGCCTGGTTAACACCGTCGAACCGTTGGCCGTCAAGAAAGGGTCTCATATTATGCTCCTGGGTGGTAATCTGGGGTCAAGGATGATGAACTACGGTCATTTCGAGACGGAAATGCAGGTTCGCTATCCCGATGACATGCTTTACATCCGGAACATGTGCGATGGCGGTGATACCCCCGGCTTCAGGCCCCATGCCAGCCGAAACACGCCCTGGGCCTTTCCGGGAGCCGAGAAATTTCAGACGGAGTACGCCAACAATTCGGAGAGTGAAGGGCATTTTGATTATCCCGACCAATGGCTCACCCGCCTGAAAGCCGATGTGATCGTTGCCTTTTTTGGCTATAGCGAATCTTTTCAGGGAAAAGAAGGACTGGCCAACTACAAGGCGGAACTGGACGCCTTTATCAAGTGGACGCTGAAGCAAACGTACAACGGGGTCAGTGCACCCAAGCTCGCTATTGTGTCGCCCATTGCGTTCGAGGATTTGTCGGCTATGTATGATCTGCCAAACGGCAAAAAGGAAAACGAGAACCTTTTGCTTTACACGAAGGCAATGAAAGAGGTAGCCGATCAAAACAATGTCCTATTTGTCGATGCCTTTACGCCTTCCAAACAATGGTACGATGCCAGCAAGGAACCGCTGACCATCGATGGCTCTCAGCTGAACGAAGCTGGCTATAAAAAACTGGGCGTTCTGTTGGCCGATCAGATTTTTGGTAAAACAACCCCAAAAGCCGAACCGAACCGGGCCTTGGTGCACGATGCCGTGCTGGAAAAGAACTGGATGTGGCATAATGACTATAAAATTCCGAACGGTGTTCACGTGTATGGTCGCCGGTACAATCCCTTTGGCCCGGACAACTACCCGGCCGAAATAGAGAAGATTCGGGAAATGACCGCCATTCGGGATACGGCCGTCTGGATGGCCGCTGCGAAAGGAGAAAAAATGGACATTGCTGCGGCCGACAAGAAAACGAAACAACTTCCCGCCGTAAAAACCAATTTCAACCCGGAGAAGAATGGTAGCCTGACGTACCTCTACGGGCAGGAAGCGTTGAGCAAACTAAAAGTACCTCAGGGCTACAAAATCGAGCTTTTTGCTTCTGAAGAAGAGTTTCCTGACCTGGCGAAACCCATGCAGATGTCCTTCGATAACAAAGGGCGGCTGTGGGTAGCGGTCATGCCAAGTTATCCGCATTACAAACCGGGCGATGCCAAGCCCGACGACAAGATTCTGATTTTTGAAGATACCAACAACGACGGGAAGGCCGATAAGGAAACTGTTTTCGCCAATGGACTTCACTTGCCGCTTGGCTTCGAGATTGCGAAAGAAGGCGTTTATGTGTCACAGGGCACTAACCTGAAACTGCTCGTTGATACCGATGGCGATGGCAAGGCCGACAAACGGGAAATTCTGCTCAGCGGCTTCGATGACCACGACACCCACCACAACAGCCACGCCTTTACGGTCGATCCTTCGGGCGCTATCTACTCGGGAGAAGGTGTATTTCTACACACCAACGTAGAAACGCCTTACGGCACCGTTCGGGCCACCAATGGCGGCTTCTATCGCTACAGCCCACAGCTTCATAAACTGGAACGCACCGCACAGTTGTCCATTCCAAACCCCTGGGGCATTGCGTTTGACGACTGGGGCCAGCCGTTCTTTGCCGAAACCTCCAGCCCCGATGTGCGGTGGATGATGCCCGGTTCGGTATTGCCGCGCTATGGTGAAGCTACCCACAAATCGGCTCAGTTGATTGAAGAGGCTCACCGGGTTCGGCCAACATCCGGGCTGGAGTTTGTTTCCAGCCGCCACTTTCCGGACGACATCCAGGGCGATTTCCTGATCAACAACACCATTGGTTTTCTGGGTATGAAAGAGCACACCCTGAAAGACGACGGTACGGGCTACATCAGTAAGCACCGGGCCGATCTGGTGGTGAGTGAAGACCGCAACTTCCGTCCGGTCGATATGGAGTTCGCACCCGATGGCTCGCTCTATTTGATCGACTGGCACAACATCCTGATCGGGCACATGCAGCACAACGCCCGCGACCCCCTGCGCGACCATTCGCACGGACGGATTTACCGGATTACGTACCCATCGCGGCCGCTGGTAACGCCCGCTAAAATAGACGGTGCCAGCATCGACGAACTGCTGGATAACCTCAAACTACCCGAGTACCGCACGCGCTACCGCACCCGGCGCGAACTTCGCGGTCGGGATGTCAATCAGGTTTTGGCGAAACTAAATACCTGGGTAGCCGGACTCGATAAGAATGACCCCCGCTACGAACATCATCTGCTGGAAGGGCTTTGGGTAAGCTGGGGTATGAATAAAGTAGACCAGAAACTGCTGCGGCAAGTGCTTAAAGCGAAAGACTACCACGCCCGGGCCGCTGCCATTCAGGTTGTTCGGTATACCGGCCATCAGGTTGCCGACCAGGCCGATCTGCTCATGCAGGCCGTCCGGGACGACAACAGCCGGGTTCGGTTGGCGGCCATTGTGGCCGCTTCCTGGATCGGTAAGGAAAAGGGCCTTCCTATTCTGGCCGAAGCCACCAAAAAACCGCTGGATGAATGGATGGTTCACGCCCACGAAGCGGCCGTTGCCCACCTCAAAGGGGTCAACGTGAAGAAGGTAGAAGAAAAGGTCGTGACATCGACACTGAAAGGCGAAGAGCTGGCCCTCTACAACATGGGCAAGCAAATCTATTCGAAGGAAGGCTATTGCACCACCTGTCACCAGCCCGATGGAAAAGGGCTTACTGCCTCTGGCTTCCCTCCTCTCACCGGCACCAACTGGGTGTCGGGAAATGAGGAACGGTTGATAAAAATAGCCCTCAAAGGACTCATGGGGCCTATCGACGTCGTTGGTAAAACGTATCCCGGACAGGTGCCCATGACCCCGTTTGGCGGGTTACTGAAAGACAATGAAATTGCGGCCGTACTAACCTACGTCAGAAACTCATTCGGCAATCAGGCCCCCGCCGTGCTTCCCGACCAGGTTAAGAGAGTACGGGCCGCTACCGAACGCAAAAAGGATTTTTACTCTCCGCAACAGTTGTTGAAAGAACACCCGATGGAAAAATAA
- a CDS encoding SusD/RagB family nutrient-binding outer membrane lipoprotein, producing the protein MKFIIPKSYLLVPFFLGMGACSSYLDVNVSPNNPTSVTPAVLLAGAEGGSAFVNANELNRFASVLVNQLAGAANNPSNYDVYQTNSADFGNQWNGELYNGPLINYQKLIELGDATNSKAYSGIAKIMKAYTFSIATDVWGDVPYSQALQGEANTAPRLDKQEDIYKGNATLGIQSLFDLVREGIKDLDAASTLKPAGDDIIYAGNLTKWKQAGNTLLLKFAMTISRKEPALATSVINEVLTGANYITSNANDMNFNFGSSVGSQDPRYTYTFVSSFQNDMLLSTRYLNLLNSLNDPRLPIFFTKPGPNYVTIDNGFRGTLPTPTANWSRYNKYVTGNSGEGPVRLVTNFQRAFILAEAALRLGTPGDPQALYTEGIKASMSLAGLTTDQINAYLTANPTVANLTGTTEQKIAQVITQKYIAFTGNGLELWNDYRRTGYPTLQPSQNAAGIDGTRPVRAVYISNEVQRNPNFPNPSPQSNIRVWWDID; encoded by the coding sequence ATGAAATTTATAATTCCAAAAAGCTATTTGCTCGTCCCGTTCTTTCTAGGAATGGGCGCCTGCAGCAGTTATCTAGACGTCAACGTAAGCCCTAATAACCCAACGAGTGTGACTCCGGCGGTGCTATTGGCGGGGGCCGAAGGTGGCAGCGCATTTGTGAATGCCAACGAATTGAACCGGTTTGCCTCTGTATTGGTGAACCAACTGGCGGGTGCTGCTAACAATCCGTCTAACTATGACGTATACCAAACAAACAGCGCCGATTTTGGGAACCAGTGGAATGGCGAACTCTATAACGGCCCCCTGATCAACTACCAGAAGTTGATTGAACTGGGTGATGCGACAAACTCAAAGGCGTATTCAGGCATTGCCAAAATCATGAAGGCGTATACCTTTAGCATTGCCACCGATGTTTGGGGAGATGTTCCCTATTCGCAGGCGTTGCAGGGTGAAGCCAATACCGCGCCACGGCTCGACAAGCAGGAGGATATCTACAAAGGCAACGCAACGCTGGGTATTCAGAGCCTGTTCGATCTGGTCCGTGAAGGAATCAAAGATCTCGATGCGGCATCAACCCTCAAGCCCGCTGGTGATGATATCATCTATGCCGGTAATTTGACCAAATGGAAGCAGGCGGGTAATACCCTGCTGTTGAAATTTGCGATGACGATCAGCCGTAAAGAACCAGCGCTGGCAACCAGCGTGATCAATGAAGTACTGACGGGGGCTAACTACATTACGAGCAACGCCAACGACATGAACTTCAACTTTGGCTCTAGCGTAGGTAGCCAGGACCCTCGGTATACGTACACGTTTGTGAGTTCATTCCAGAACGATATGCTGCTGAGTACGCGTTATCTGAATCTGCTCAACAGCCTGAATGATCCGCGGCTACCCATTTTCTTCACAAAACCTGGCCCTAACTACGTAACGATCGACAATGGTTTCCGCGGTACATTGCCAACACCAACCGCAAACTGGTCGCGTTATAACAAATACGTTACGGGCAATTCGGGAGAAGGTCCCGTTCGGTTGGTAACGAATTTCCAGCGGGCGTTTATTCTGGCCGAAGCCGCGCTTCGTCTGGGCACCCCCGGCGATCCACAGGCGCTGTATACGGAAGGAATTAAAGCATCAATGTCACTGGCCGGTTTAACCACCGATCAGATCAATGCTTATCTGACTGCGAATCCAACAGTAGCAAACCTGACAGGAACGACAGAGCAGAAAATTGCTCAGGTTATCACCCAGAAATACATTGCGTTTACGGGTAATGGTTTAGAGCTATGGAATGACTATCGTCGGACGGGCTACCCAACGCTGCAACCTTCGCAGAATGCGGCTGGTATCGATGGCACACGGCCAGTACGGGCGGTGTACATCAGCAACGAGGTTCAGCGCAATCCGAACTTCCCGAACCCGTCTCCTCAATCGAACATTCGTGTTTGGTGGGATATCGATTAA
- a CDS encoding S8 family peptidase, producing the protein MNSPKVQLLFAYFLIGIFSVAQAQLPVRGTRWQGVVLASTNAQATMTFQRDTLLLTPESASAAPETMRYRQLGDTLLLQKITGQNSCGNNATGLYKLIYTNNGENLALQLLSDDCPERQQIFVSKTPFVRQRSSPNQPPRNWPYLDPTADSIAGISLYRAYDLLKGRTSVPVIVGVLDSGVDITHEDLRDVIWVNPKERPDNQIDDDKNGYTDDLNGWNFMGAKDGTTYEYDQPEITQTYVLLRNKYDKANPATLSPSEKRQYNTYQTAKKQFLNRYAVDQPKRMAFADTVKFWAVARQIAASLPDSTTSQAAIRQVDLGTDSIAAAVKTILADGYFPQYGPFSYYTVLVRQNWARFRQIMGSEATIAYNPDYNARASVGDNPANPTERYYGSPRLIIGQSQQLAMHGSHVAGIIAAKRGNGRGIDGVADNVRIMPVSVVPANGDERDKDVANGIRYAVENGAKVINMSFGKRLSPFKEQVDAAIRFAEEHDVLIVHAAGNNGENYDSLPAYPSARYENGKTARNVLVVGNSTWRIGEGLPSRSSNYGLQTVDIFAPGTEILSTLPHNEYASFSGTSMAAPMTAGVAALLRSYFPKLTAVQVKDILLRSSYKPDVQVRRPGRSGQTVAFKRLSRSGGLLNAHEAVKLILSESPSGPAQFSGFK; encoded by the coding sequence ATGAATTCACCAAAAGTTCAGCTGTTGTTTGCCTACTTCCTGATCGGGATTTTTTCGGTTGCCCAGGCGCAATTGCCCGTTCGTGGTACGCGCTGGCAGGGTGTGGTGCTGGCATCGACGAATGCCCAGGCTACAATGACATTTCAACGGGATACGTTGCTTCTCACACCAGAAAGTGCATCTGCCGCCCCCGAAACTATGCGGTATCGGCAACTGGGCGATACCCTGCTGTTACAAAAAATTACGGGGCAAAACTCGTGCGGTAATAACGCAACAGGCCTTTATAAACTTATTTATACAAACAATGGCGAAAATTTGGCCTTACAACTCCTATCGGATGATTGCCCGGAACGACAGCAAATCTTCGTGTCAAAAACGCCGTTTGTCCGTCAGCGTTCTTCCCCAAATCAGCCCCCGCGCAACTGGCCTTACCTCGACCCCACAGCCGATTCCATAGCGGGGATCAGTCTTTATCGGGCCTATGACTTATTGAAAGGCCGAACGTCGGTACCCGTTATCGTGGGCGTGCTGGATTCGGGCGTTGATATTACCCACGAGGATTTGCGCGATGTGATCTGGGTGAATCCGAAAGAGCGACCGGATAATCAAATCGACGACGACAAAAATGGGTATACTGATGATCTGAATGGCTGGAATTTTATGGGCGCTAAAGATGGCACGACCTACGAATACGACCAGCCCGAAATTACCCAAACCTATGTTTTGCTGCGAAATAAGTACGACAAGGCGAACCCTGCCACACTTAGCCCTTCCGAGAAACGGCAATACAACACCTACCAGACGGCCAAAAAGCAGTTTCTGAACCGTTACGCGGTCGATCAGCCCAAACGCATGGCCTTTGCCGATACCGTGAAATTCTGGGCGGTAGCTCGTCAGATTGCCGCCAGCTTACCGGATTCGACAACCTCACAGGCCGCTATTCGTCAGGTCGATCTGGGAACTGATTCTATAGCCGCTGCGGTAAAAACGATTCTGGCTGACGGGTATTTCCCCCAATATGGCCCATTTTCGTATTACACGGTCCTGGTTCGCCAGAACTGGGCACGGTTCCGGCAGATCATGGGCAGTGAAGCCACCATTGCCTATAACCCGGATTATAATGCACGCGCATCTGTTGGCGACAACCCGGCCAACCCAACCGAACGCTATTACGGAAGCCCCCGACTGATCATTGGTCAATCGCAGCAACTGGCCATGCACGGCAGTCATGTAGCGGGGATCATTGCCGCCAAACGGGGCAATGGTCGGGGGATAGACGGCGTGGCCGACAACGTTCGGATTATGCCCGTTTCTGTCGTGCCAGCCAATGGCGATGAGCGCGATAAAGATGTGGCCAATGGCATTCGCTACGCCGTTGAGAATGGAGCCAAAGTAATTAATATGAGTTTTGGCAAGCGGTTATCTCCCTTTAAAGAACAAGTCGATGCTGCCATCCGATTCGCCGAAGAACATGACGTGCTGATCGTGCACGCAGCGGGCAACAACGGTGAAAACTATGACTCGCTTCCAGCCTATCCGTCGGCCCGGTACGAAAATGGAAAAACGGCCCGGAATGTGCTGGTCGTCGGCAACAGCACCTGGCGCATCGGCGAGGGATTGCCCAGCCGGTCGTCAAACTATGGCCTGCAAACCGTGGATATTTTTGCGCCCGGCACCGAGATTCTCTCGACGCTTCCTCATAATGAGTACGCCAGCTTTTCGGGCACCAGCATGGCGGCCCCGATGACGGCAGGCGTAGCGGCTTTACTGCGATCCTATTTTCCGAAACTAACGGCGGTACAGGTGAAGGACATACTCCTCAGGAGCAGTTATAAACCGGATGTGCAAGTTCGGAGGCCGGGGCGGTCGGGTCAAACAGTAGCGTTCAAAAGGTTAAGTCGGTCGGGTGGGTTACTTAACGCTCACGAAGCCGTGAAGCTAATCCTGTCCGAATCGCCCAGCGGCCCGGCCCAATTTTCGGGCTTCAAATGA
- a CDS encoding ThuA domain-containing protein has protein sequence MKNQRRTFLQQAAGLLALAYPLSFAEVLASASPSAKAKKPYVVFVTGDHEYSGELTLPVIAAELEKNYGMRTKVLKAYPDYNGEKDIPGLEALKEADLAVFFLRWRQLPQDQLNYIDAYLKSGKPVMGFRTTTHAFNYPDGDERQHWNSFGEFAFGAPPGWGGKAQHTHYGHKSTTDVTIIPEAAKNPILTGVAPSFHAASWLYRVLPDYPAKGAVPLLMGKSVNPDKAAIDNPVAWTWKNQWGGKAFLTTLGHPEDFQIESFQRLVINAIHWELGLPVPKTWKGKLAIDVPYGHPNKS, from the coding sequence ATGAAAAACCAACGCCGAACTTTCCTTCAACAGGCCGCTGGTCTATTGGCTTTAGCCTACCCGTTATCTTTTGCGGAGGTCCTGGCCAGTGCATCGCCTTCAGCCAAAGCGAAGAAACCTTATGTCGTTTTCGTCACCGGCGACCACGAATACAGCGGAGAGCTGACATTACCTGTTATTGCCGCCGAACTAGAGAAAAACTACGGCATGCGCACGAAAGTGCTGAAAGCTTATCCCGACTACAATGGTGAGAAAGACATTCCCGGCCTGGAGGCATTGAAAGAAGCTGATTTGGCCGTCTTCTTCCTTCGCTGGCGGCAACTTCCTCAGGATCAATTGAATTACATCGACGCTTACCTAAAATCGGGGAAGCCCGTAATGGGGTTCCGAACCACAACCCACGCGTTCAATTACCCCGACGGCGACGAACGGCAACACTGGAATTCATTTGGCGAGTTTGCTTTTGGGGCACCACCGGGCTGGGGTGGTAAGGCGCAGCATACCCACTACGGCCACAAAAGTACAACCGATGTCACGATCATTCCCGAAGCCGCCAAAAACCCCATCCTGACCGGTGTTGCGCCCAGTTTCCACGCAGCTTCCTGGCTCTACCGGGTGCTGCCCGACTATCCGGCCAAAGGAGCCGTTCCGCTGTTGATGGGAAAATCGGTCAATCCCGACAAAGCCGCCATTGATAACCCTGTCGCCTGGACCTGGAAAAACCAGTGGGGTGGCAAAGCATTTCTAACCACCCTGGGACACCCCGAAGATTTTCAGATAGAATCATTTCAGCGATTGGTGATCAATGCCATCCATTGGGAACTGGGTTTGCCAGTCCCTAAAACCTGGAAAGGCAAACTAGCCATTGACGTACCATACGGCCATCCGAACAAATCCTGA
- a CDS encoding sulfite exporter TauE/SafE family protein, which translates to MDYSFAFLICLFLVGFVYASVGHGGASGYLATMALFGIAPALAKPSALILNLFVSTISFIQFYRAGYFRWNTFWPFAIASIPLAFLGARIPLSDTLYRQLLAVCLLLVVVRLLWTVRGQEEQTRPIPLAGGLLTGGIIGLLSGMIGIGGGIILSPLMLLFRWARLKEVAATSALFIFVNSLSGLFGLLSKGYSPDPTLYGWIGAAFAGGILGGYFGSHRFNVPTLRYMLAFGVGVACVKLIFT; encoded by the coding sequence ATGGATTATTCATTCGCCTTTTTGATTTGTTTATTCCTTGTTGGGTTCGTTTATGCCTCAGTAGGGCATGGAGGAGCCAGTGGTTATCTGGCCACAATGGCGCTGTTCGGGATTGCCCCGGCATTGGCTAAACCGTCGGCGCTGATCCTGAATCTGTTCGTGTCAACGATCTCATTTATACAATTTTACCGCGCCGGATACTTTCGGTGGAATACGTTCTGGCCCTTTGCCATAGCCAGTATTCCCCTGGCCTTTCTGGGCGCTCGTATACCCCTCAGCGACACGCTGTATCGGCAATTGCTGGCGGTTTGCCTGTTATTGGTCGTAGTTCGGCTGCTCTGGACAGTGCGGGGACAGGAAGAGCAAACGCGGCCTATTCCGTTGGCCGGGGGGCTACTGACGGGGGGCATCATTGGGTTGCTATCGGGTATGATCGGTATTGGAGGAGGCATTATCCTGAGTCCGTTGATGCTCCTGTTTCGGTGGGCACGGCTGAAAGAAGTTGCTGCTACCTCAGCCTTATTCATTTTTGTCAATTCCCTGTCGGGCCTGTTTGGCCTTCTGAGCAAAGGATACTCGCCCGACCCAACCTTGTATGGCTGGATTGGGGCCGCTTTTGCCGGGGGCATTTTAGGCGGGTATTTTGGAAGCCATCGGTTCAACGTACCAACTTTACGTTACATGCTCGCTTTTGGTGTGGGGGTAGCCTGTGTGAAATTGATTTTTACGTAA